A window from Vigna angularis cultivar LongXiaoDou No.4 chromosome 7, ASM1680809v1, whole genome shotgun sequence encodes these proteins:
- the LOC108338656 gene encoding uncharacterized protein At2g24330: protein MGDEKAEKKESGAVKENIENNGEKAKEEKKTKKKGFISRIWNAIFRSNNDDFEKRLQYITKEENAVVVRLSNRSRSWRRTSRQLILFSVLFEVIAVGYAIMTTRSMDMNWKMRAIRVLPMFLLPALSTATYSTFVSFTRMCDRKDQKILERLRAERKAKIDELKEKTNYYITQQLIQRYDTDPTAKAAAATVLASKLGSDSGLNVYVEDESSAAPTGKTKDVEVVQSSGLRNRKQVNSRSISPGTKTTNYSNEQLVGSGKINQTQTPEHNELVVVEHHPQSSAMNDGGWIARIAALLVGEDPTQSYALICGNCHMHNGLSRKEDFPFITYYCPHCHALNKPKHSDEHISLPNTDSPKADDGKEVQKAGASDSLIASDNPVKATPEIEEVADRAISGDES from the exons ATGGGGGATGAGAAAGctgagaagaaagaaagtggTGCGGTGAAGGAGAATATCGAGAACAATGGGGAGAAGGcgaaggaagagaagaagacaAAGAAGAAGGGGTTTATTTCGCGAATATGGAACGCGATATTCAGGTCCAACAACGACGATTTCGAGAAGAGGCTTCAGTATATCACCAAAGAAGAAAACGCCGTCGTTGTGAGATTGAGCAACAGATCTCGCTCTTGGAGGCGAACCTCTCGCcagcttattttattttccgtTCTGTTCGAG GTCATTGCTGTAGGTTATGCTATTATGACGACAAGATCAATggatatgaattggaaaatgcgGGCAATTCGAGTGTTGCCAATGTTTCTTTTGCCTGCCTTGTCAACTGCTACATATTCAACATTTGTCAGCTTCACAAGGATGT gTGATCGCAAGGACCAGAAAATTCTTGAAAGGCTTAGAGCTGAAAGGAAAGCGAAAATTGATGAGCTCAAAGAGAAGACAAACTATTACATTACTCAGCAACTCATTCAG AGATATGACACGGATCCAACAGCAAAAGCAGCAGCTGCAACTGTTTTAGCATCTAAGTTGGGTTCAGATTCTGGTTTGAACGTGTATGTGGAAGATGAATCTTCTGCTGCTCCAACTGGGAAGACCAAGGATGTTGAAGTTGTGCAGTCAAGTGGTCTTCGAAATCGCAAGCAAGTGAACTCTAGATCCATTAGTCCGGGGACAAAGACAACAAATTATTCTAATGAACAATTAGTTGGTTCTGGGAAAATTAATCAAACTCAAACTCCTGAGCATAATGAGCTTGTAGTTGTTGAACATCATCCTCAAAGTTCAGCAATGAATGATGGAGGATGGATTGCTCGAATTGCAGCATTGCTTGTGGGTGAGGATCCAACCCAGTCTTATGCACTCATATGTGGTAATTGCCATATGCATAATG GCCTTTCTCGGAAGGAGGATTTCCCATTCATTACTTATTACTGCCCACACTGTCACGCCTTGAACAAACCAAAGCATTCGGATGAGCATATATCTCTACCAAACACCGATTCTCCAAAAGCAGATGATGGCAAAGAAGTCCAAAAAGCTGGTGCTTCTGACAGCTTAATCGCAAGCGATAATCCTGTAAAAGCGACCCCTGAGATTGAGGAAGTGGCTGACCGGGCTATTTCAGGTGATGAAAGCTAG